The Streptomyces sp. NBC_00670 genome window below encodes:
- a CDS encoding Lrp/AsnC family transcriptional regulator has product MNTGLDAIDLALLRELQNDARQTNRDLAAKTGISPSTSLERVRLLRERGLITGYHAALDLEAVGRPVQALISVRIRPPARAVIEGFREWAHQLPEVIAMFVTSGPHDFLLHIAVPDVNSVYAFVIDRLTERREVADVQTTLAYEHVRSRVIQPATGPDPDPARRPRRQR; this is encoded by the coding sequence GAACACGGGACTTGATGCGATCGACCTGGCGCTTTTGCGGGAGCTGCAGAACGATGCACGGCAGACCAACCGGGACCTGGCCGCGAAGACGGGCATCTCCCCGTCGACGTCGCTGGAGCGGGTACGGCTGCTCCGGGAGCGCGGCCTGATCACCGGGTATCACGCCGCGCTGGACCTCGAAGCGGTCGGCCGGCCCGTGCAGGCGCTGATCTCGGTGCGCATCCGCCCGCCGGCCCGGGCCGTCATCGAGGGGTTCCGGGAGTGGGCGCACCAACTGCCGGAGGTCATCGCCATGTTCGTCACCTCCGGTCCCCACGACTTCCTCCTGCACATCGCCGTCCCGGACGTGAACAGCGTGTACGCCTTCGTCATCGACCGGCTCACGGAACGGCGCGAGGTGGCCGACGTGCAGACGACCCTCGCGTACGAGCACGTCCGCTCCCGCGTCATCCAGCCGGCCACCGGCCCGGACCCCGACCCGGCACGACGGCCACGCCGGCAGCGGTAG